Proteins co-encoded in one Hyla sarda isolate aHylSar1 chromosome 4, aHylSar1.hap1, whole genome shotgun sequence genomic window:
- the LOC130369168 gene encoding V-set domain-containing T-cell activation inhibitor 1-like — protein MFITLQQLLLFVSFWVSAYSNIIVFGNVGEEVILPCTIEYKEEFSYKLLFVRWKTKDIFVQHFYYGNFQEKHQNKIFKGRTQLFFEEFPKGNLSLLLNGTQKFDAGIYECFAFLSKVTYTKKIELVVRDKQNGFTNESSIVQVSFGLLAFCVVMGLIAFLRRRKRSRGRAVLGSRHPISGMTSEQNSPVTTPEKLKTN, from the exons CTTACAGCAACATAATTGTTTTTGGGAATGTAGGTGAAGAAGTGATTCTGCCTTGTACCATTGAATACAAAGAAGAATTTTCATATAAATTGCTGTTTGTCAGGTGGAAAACTAAAGATATCTTTGTGCAACATTTTTATTATGGCAACTTTCAGGAAAAACACCAGAATAAAATATTTAAGGGAAGAACGCAACTATTTTTTGAAGAGTTTCCTAAAGGAAATTTGTCCCTATTACTAAACGGTACACAGAAATTTGATGCTGGAATATATGAATGCTTTGCATTTCTCTCAAAAGTTACCTATACAAAGAAAATCGAGCTTGTGGTGCGAG ATAAACAAAATGGATTTACAAATGAAAGTTCAATAGTTCAAGTCTCTTTTGGACTTCTCGCTTTTTGTGTTGTAATGGGACTTATTGCATTTctaaggaggaggaagagaagcaGAGGCAGAGCTG TTCTGGGATCCAGGCACCCCATCTCTGGAATGACATCTGAACAAAATTCACCAGTTACTACACCGGAAAAACTGAAGACAAACTAa